In Cicer arietinum cultivar CDC Frontier isolate Library 1 chromosome 1, Cicar.CDCFrontier_v2.0, whole genome shotgun sequence, one DNA window encodes the following:
- the LOC101497229 gene encoding zinc finger protein ZAT5-like produces MEGIGGIEEHVSDATHLVKGKRTKRRLRSLSPYTVVTTTVISSCSSATGDNIGGGSFSSTTFEGIDQEEETDMANCLILLAQGRVGREQENNKRRLQNHQQQSENHVDGYGYNKITEKATKNGYDIYECKTCNRSFHSFQALGGHRASHKKPKMKEEKNSCEIDEANKHNHTKKNSINISPMVPPVSLELRCGVNINFNGHGNDKKPNRPNKIHECSICGAEFTSGQALGGHMRRHRASINNNTNHHNNNKVGVHVKSRNVLELDLNLPAPENDIQDSTFQFPVVTASPALVGCHY; encoded by the coding sequence ATGGAAGGAATAGGCGGCATCGAGGAACATGTTAGCGATGCCACCCACCTCGTCAAAGGAAAGCGCACGAAACGACGGTTAAGGTCGTTGTCTCCTTACACCGTGGTAACAACCACGGTGATTTCAAGCTGCTCAAGCGCTACCGGCGATAATATTGGTGGTGGATCGTTTTCATCCACCACCTTTGAAGGCATCGACCAAGAAGAGGAAACTGACATGGCGAATTGTTTGATTCTCTTAGCTCAAGGAAGAGTCGGAAGAgaacaagaaaataataaacGGCGTCTTCAGAACCACCAACAACAAAGTGAAAATCATGTGGACGGTTACGGTTATAACAAGATAACTGAAAAGGCAACAAAAAACGGTTATGATATTTATGAGTGCAAAACTTGTAACCGTTCATTTCATTCATTTCAAGCGTTGGGTGGGCACAGAGCAAGTCACAAGAAACCCAAGAtgaaagaggaaaaaaattCATGTGAAATTGATGAAGCAAATAAGCATAACCACACCAAGAAAAATAGTATTAATATTAGCCCTATGGTTCCTCCGGTTTCGCTTGAATTAAGGTGTGGTGTTAATATCAACTTCAACGGCCATGGGAATGATAAGAAGCCCAATAGGCCCAATAAGATTCATGAATGTTCGATTTGTGGAGCTGAATTTACATCTGGTCAGGCATTGGGTGGTCACATGAGGAGACACAGGGCTTCTATCAATAACAATACGAACcaccacaacaacaacaaagttGGTGTTCATGTTAAGTCTAGGAATGTTCTAGAATTGGATCTTAATCTTCCGGCACCGGAGAATGATATCCAGGATTCGACGTTTCAATTTCCGGTGGTGACGGCTTCTCCGGCATTGGTGGGTTGCCATTATTAG